The region CACTTCGTGATAACTTCCATCTATCAGGCTAACCTTCACGTCTACCACTGGGTAGCCTGCCAAAACCCCGCTCTCCATCGCTTCGCGCACTCCTTTTTCGATAGCGGGAATGAATTCCTTCGGTATCGCTCCACCGACGATTTTATTTTCGAAAACAAATCCACTGCCGGGTGGCAGAGGCTCGATTTCTAGCCATACATGCCCATATTGTCCCGAACCACCGGTCTGCCTTATGTATTTTCCTTCTGCTTTTGCGCGAGTGCGAATCGTTTCACGATATGCAACCATCGGTTTTCCTTGCTTTGCATGCACTCCGAATTCGCGGTTCAAACGGTCAACAATGATTTCGAGATGAAGTTCTCCCATCCCGCTGATGATGGTTTGACCGGTTTCTGGGTCCGTTGTAACACGAAATGTCGGGTCTTCTTGCGCTAAGCGCTGTAGACTTTTGCTCAATTTTTCTTGGTCTGCTTTCGAACGCGGCTCGATCGCAATGGAGATAACGGGTTCGGGGAATTTGATCGCTTCGAGCACAAGCGGAGCATCGACATCGCATACCGTTTGGCCAGTGATGACATCATTGAGACCGATTACCCCGACAATATCTCCTGCATAACTTTCCTCGAGGTCCTCCCTGCTATTTGCATGCATTTGCAGAATTCGACTGACTCTTTCTTTTCGAACACGAAACTGGTTTGTCTGAGAATCGCGATAGCAAATCAAACACTGTTTGCCTTTTTTGAGGGTACCGCTGTAAATCCGTAAATAAGTTAGACGACCGACGTATGGGTCACTCATGATTTTGAAAGCGAGCGCGCATAAAGGTTGTGAATCGTCAGGATACCTCTCTTCAATTTTTTCCGTATTGGGATTCACTCCTTTTACAGGGCCGATATCCAATGGACTCGGAAGGAAATTGACAATCGCATCCAAGAGTTGATGAACGCCTTTGTTTTTGAAGGAACTTCCGCATAAAATGGGAACGAGTTGGTTGGTTAGGGTTCCTTTTCTCAAGGCTTTCAAGATTTCGTCTGTGGTGATTTCATGCCCTTCGAGAAAACGCTCCATGATGGTTTCGTCAACATCTGCACAAGCCTCAATGAGTTTTTCTCGATAGTGCGCTGCTTGCGTTGCAAGTTCTTTAGGAATTTCTCCTTCGATTTCGTCTCCTTTTTTTTCTTCTGGATAATATTTCGCCCGCATCGTAACTAAATCAATTACGCCTGCAAACTCGTTCTCTTGGCCAATAGGAATTTGAATAGGTACTCCCTTGCAGCCGAGGCGTTGTTTGATTTTTTCTGTCACTCCGAAAAAGTCTGCACCCAGCCGGTCCATTTTATTGATGTAGACGATTCGAGGAACTCCGTATTTATTCGCTTGCCGCCAAACCGTTTCCGATTGCGGTTGCACCCCCCCCACTGCGCAAAATACCGCTACGACGCCATCCAAAACACGGAGCGAGCGTTCGACTTCGACCGTGAAGTCTACGTGACCCGGTGTATCGATAATGTTGATTCTGTGATTGCGCCAATAGCAAGAAGTCGCCGCGCTGGTAATGGTAATGCCTCTTTCCTGCTCCTGAACCATCCAGTCCATCGTTGCAGTTCCTTCGTGGACTTCTCCCATCCGATGGATTTTCCCCGTGTAATAGAGGATGCGTTCAGTCGTGGTCGTCTTGCCGGCATCTATATGTGCTGCGATGCCGATGTTACGCGTGAATTCGATAGGTACTGTGCGTGGCATAGAAGAATCGTCCTTAAAACCTAAAGTGCGCGAAGGCTTTGTTCGCCTCTGCCATGCGGTGAGTGTCCTCTTTCTTCTTCACCGCAGAACCCGTGTTGTTGTAGGCATCCAATAACTCTGCACTAAGTTTTTCGACCATAGATTTGCCTTGCCGTTTTCGCGCCAACGTTACGAGCCATCGTATTGCCAATGTCCTTCTACGTGCAGGTGTAACTTCCATGGGGACTTGATAGGTTTGCCCTCCTACACGTCGAGGACGCACTTCCATAACGGGCATGACGTTTTGCAAGGCTTTTTCAAAAACTTCCAGAGGAGGCTTATTCGCCTTTTCCGCACACACGTCTAATGCTGTGTAAAAAATCTTTTCCGCTTTGCTTTTCTTCCCATCCACCATGAGCCGATTGATGAAACGCTGAACCAGCTCCGACCCGTATATCGGGTCAGGCAACACTTCAAGCTTTTCAATTTTCCCTTTTCTCGACATGGTGAGTTTTCTCTTTTATTTTCCGCTCGTTTTCGGTTTTTTCGTTCCGTATTTACTTCTTCCTTGCATCCTGTCGCTCGTGCCCGCAGCTTGTTCAGCGCCACGAATGATGTGATATCGGACGCCAGGCAAGTCCTTCACACGCCCCCCCCGAACGAGCACTACGCTATGCTCCTGAAGGTTATGCCCGATTCCGGGAATGTATGCCGTAACTTCTATGCCATTCGTCAAACGCACGCGCGCGACCTTTCGAAGAGCCGAGTTCGGCTTCTTCGGCTTCATGGTACGCACGTAAATGCATACCCCCCGTTTTTGCGGGTTTCTTCGTAGTGCAGGTGACTTCGACTTTCTTTTCACCTGACTTCGACCATAACGAATCAACTGATTTACTGTCGGCATTTTCTATTCCAAAATCACTGCTTAACGTTTTGAAACCCCTGGGTCTTACTCAGCGACACAGGGGTCTCCACATTCGATATCTTGTCAATGAATTCTTCTTTTGAAGTTCCCTGGCTTTGCGGGTCCTCCTATGCGCTTGATATTAAGCAGGATTGCTTAAATTGTTGAAGACTATTATAGCCGAATTCTCGTGATAAGTCAAGTGCCTCTTACTATGCTTGTGAGCATCTTCGAACTTTGGAATCCAAGATCAAGGTTACGGGACCCTCGTTCTCGAGAGCAATGAGCATATCCGCCCCATAAATCCCTACCTCGACGGGGATTCCATACTTCCGAAGTTCCTGTTCGCATCTTTCGAAGAGGCGCTTCCCCTCTTCGAAGGAGGCGGCTTCGATAAAACTCGGTCGGAGACCACGACTCAAATCCCCTGCAATAGTGAAGTTGCTCACGAGAAGTAGCGAACCTCCGACGTCGGTCAAAGAGAGGTTGATATTTCCGGCTTCGTCATCGAAAACCCTCAACCCTGCGAGCTTCGTAGCCATCCAGACTGCGTCTTTTTCCGTGTCATCTTTAAGTACAGCGATGAGGGCTAAAAGACCTTTTCCAATTTCTGCAACTATACGCCCATCCACATTAACCGAGGCAGAACGCACTCGTTGCACGACTGCCTTCACTTAGTCGCCTTTCCTCCGAATGTCCTCTGGATGCTAATCACATCCTGCATAACGCTTAGTTTGTTTATCATGCTTTGGAGATGGTGGAGGTCGTGCACATCTACAGTTAGGTCAAGCAACGCAGTCTGGTTAGGTAAGGTGCGAATAGTAGCTGCGCTAACGTTAATTTTCGTCTCGCTGAGGACACTGCTTATTTCCGCAAGCAAGCCTTGACGGTTTACCGTTTGCACTCGTAGGTTCACAGGGTAAAGGTTTTTTCCATCTCGAGGCCAATTCACGTTGACCACACGTTTAGGCTCCGACTCTGCGGTTTTTTGGAAATTCGGACACAGTTTCCGGTGAAGAATAATTCCTCGACCTTTCGAAATAAATCCGACAGTTTCATCGCCAGGAACAGGCAAGCAGCATCTCGAACGTCGAAAAGCCACGTTATCCACATCCCCAGGAGCAAGCAGTACTTCTTGAGTAATTCCCCCCGGACGGATGGCTAATCCTGCTTTTCCCTCTCGTTTTCTTGCTTCTGCGGTAAGTTTGGCTATAACTCGTTGAACAGGAACGAGCCCTTCCCCTACTAAAGCCAAAAGAGTCTTCGCGTCGTTTTTATGCAAAGTGCGAGCGGTTTCTTCGAGCTTGGTTTCTGTGAGAATTGCTCTATGGTCAAGACCCATAGATTTGAGTTCGCGTTCGAGTGCTTCCTTGCCGCGCTGAGCGTTCACCTCTTTATTCGCTTGCCTCAAGTAACCACGAATCTTTGCCCGCGCACTTGCGGTTTTTACGAATCGCAGCCAATCCACACTAGGTGAAGCATTGGCTCGGGTAATCACTTCGACGATATCTCCGTTATCGAGTTCGTAGTCCAAACGAACGATTCGTCCGTTTACACGAGCACCTGCTGTGTGTAAACCGACGTTCGTGTGAACGCGAAATGCGAAGTCAATCGGAGTCGCGCCCCTCGGCAAATCAATGACGTCCCCTTTCGGGGTGAAAGTGAAAACTTGTTCACCGAATAGGTCATTGCTAACGAGCGTAAGGAAGTCGGTTCCTCGTGAAGTTTCATTAGACCATTCGAAAATCTGTTGACGAAGCATATTGATTTTTGCTTGGTCGGTAGCAGAGAGTTTCCCTTTGTCACCCGGCTTATACTGCCAGTGAGAAGCGACGCCATATTCCGCAGTCCGATGCATGTCGAAAGTGCGAATCTGCACTTCTAATGGTTCACCTCTCGGTCCTACGACTTTCGTGTGTAGAGACTGGTAGCCGTTAGGTTTCGCTTTAGCGATGTAATCGAAGAATAAACCGGGGATGGGCATCCATAACTCGTGAACGATGCCTAAAACTTTATAACAATCCGCCTCCGTATCCACGATAATCCTTATTCCGAGCAAATCGTAAATTTCTTCGAATTCGAAGCCTTGAATCGCCATTTTCTGATAGATGCTGTATAGATGCTTCGGCCTTCCTGTAACTTCGAAATGATGATAGCCTGCTTGTTCGAGCCTTTCTTTGATCATCACTATGGCTTCATGAACTTCTTGCTCTCGGCTCGTGCGCGTTTTAGCGACTAATTCCGAAATTCGTTCGAATTCTTCAGGATAAAGAAATTTAAATGCCAAATCTTCTAACTGCCATTTGATTTGCCATATCCCGAGTCTCGCCGCCAGTGGTGCGTAAATTTCTAAAGTCTCTTGCGCAATTCTTTTTTGTGCTTCCTCGTCTAACACTTGCAGAGTTTGAAGGTTATGCAAACGGTCAGCGAGTTTAATCACCATAACGCGGATATCCGTCGCCATAGCGATGAGCATTTTTTTCAGAGTCTCAGCGAAGCGCTCGCGTTTTTCCGCTGCCATGCGTTGTTCGCTCAATTTCGGAAGCGGAGGAAACTCTAACTTCGTTACCCCTTCGACTAAAGAAAGTACGCTTTCTCCGAAGTTTTCACGGATTTGCTCACGGGTTATCGGTGTATCTTCTA is a window of Fimbriimonadales bacterium DNA encoding:
- the dtd gene encoding D-aminoacyl-tRNA deacylase — protein: MKAVVQRVRSASVNVDGRIVAEIGKGLLALIAVLKDDTEKDAVWMATKLAGLRVFDDEAGNINLSLTDVGGSLLLVSNFTIAGDLSRGLRPSFIEAASFEEGKRLFERCEQELRKYGIPVEVGIYGADMLIALENEGPVTLILDSKVRRCSQA
- a CDS encoding bifunctional (p)ppGpp synthetase/guanosine-3',5'-bis(diphosphate) 3'-pyrophosphohydrolase, yielding MIREQHPKADVQRIRRAYYLAEIGHRGQTRKTGEPYVMHPLAVAKILAELHMDTDTIAAGLLHDLIEDTPITREQIRENFGESVLSLVEGVTKLEFPPLPKLSEQRMAAEKRERFAETLKKMLIAMATDIRVMVIKLADRLHNLQTLQVLDEEAQKRIAQETLEIYAPLAARLGIWQIKWQLEDLAFKFLYPEEFERISELVAKTRTSREQEVHEAIVMIKERLEQAGYHHFEVTGRPKHLYSIYQKMAIQGFEFEEIYDLLGIRIIVDTEADCYKVLGIVHELWMPIPGLFFDYIAKAKPNGYQSLHTKVVGPRGEPLEVQIRTFDMHRTAEYGVASHWQYKPGDKGKLSATDQAKINMLRQQIFEWSNETSRGTDFLTLVSNDLFGEQVFTFTPKGDVIDLPRGATPIDFAFRVHTNVGLHTAGARVNGRIVRLDYELDNGDIVEVITRANASPSVDWLRFVKTASARAKIRGYLRQANKEVNAQRGKEALERELKSMGLDHRAILTETKLEETARTLHKNDAKTLLALVGEGLVPVQRVIAKLTAEARKREGKAGLAIRPGGITQEVLLAPGDVDNVAFRRSRCCLPVPGDETVGFISKGRGIILHRKLCPNFQKTAESEPKRVVNVNWPRDGKNLYPVNLRVQTVNRQGLLAEISSVLSETKINVSAATIRTLPNQTALLDLTVDVHDLHHLQSMINKLSVMQDVISIQRTFGGKATK
- the rpsL gene encoding 30S ribosomal protein S12, producing the protein MPTVNQLIRYGRSQVKRKSKSPALRRNPQKRGVCIYVRTMKPKKPNSALRKVARVRLTNGIEVTAYIPGIGHNLQEHSVVLVRGGRVKDLPGVRYHIIRGAEQAAGTSDRMQGRSKYGTKKPKTSGK
- the rpsG gene encoding 30S ribosomal protein S7, whose amino-acid sequence is MSRKGKIEKLEVLPDPIYGSELVQRFINRLMVDGKKSKAEKIFYTALDVCAEKANKPPLEVFEKALQNVMPVMEVRPRRVGGQTYQVPMEVTPARRRTLAIRWLVTLARKRQGKSMVEKLSAELLDAYNNTGSAVKKKEDTHRMAEANKAFAHFRF
- the fusA gene encoding elongation factor G yields the protein MPRTVPIEFTRNIGIAAHIDAGKTTTTERILYYTGKIHRMGEVHEGTATMDWMVQEQERGITITSAATSCYWRNHRINIIDTPGHVDFTVEVERSLRVLDGVVAVFCAVGGVQPQSETVWRQANKYGVPRIVYINKMDRLGADFFGVTEKIKQRLGCKGVPIQIPIGQENEFAGVIDLVTMRAKYYPEEKKGDEIEGEIPKELATQAAHYREKLIEACADVDETIMERFLEGHEITTDEILKALRKGTLTNQLVPILCGSSFKNKGVHQLLDAIVNFLPSPLDIGPVKGVNPNTEKIEERYPDDSQPLCALAFKIMSDPYVGRLTYLRIYSGTLKKGKQCLICYRDSQTNQFRVRKERVSRILQMHANSREDLEESYAGDIVGVIGLNDVITGQTVCDVDAPLVLEAIKFPEPVISIAIEPRSKADQEKLSKSLQRLAQEDPTFRVTTDPETGQTIISGMGELHLEIIVDRLNREFGVHAKQGKPMVAYRETIRTRAKAEGKYIRQTGGSGQYGHVWLEIEPLPPGSGFVFENKIVGGAIPKEFIPAIEKGVREAMESGVLAGYPVVDVKVSLIDGSYHEVDSSEIAFKLAAINAFREAMRKANPVLKEPVMEVEITTPEQYLGDVIGDIQARRGTIESTEPAPGGLHVVKSQIPLAEMFGYVTALRSLTQGRATPHITPSHYEDVPQSVAEEIIAKTHGTKK